In Quercus robur chromosome 11, dhQueRobu3.1, whole genome shotgun sequence, the sequence AAGAGTAATGACATGCAATATCGAAATTGTGAATTTTCAcctgatttgaaaattttgagaactCTAAACATGTCTATGTCTATGAATTTGTTGATGTATGATTTAGAAACcaattgaatattttatttaaatttatttgatatgTAGTTGTCAATTCTAGCCAACAAGGCCCTTGCAGCTTTGTAGAGGAAAAAGTTTctttccaaactagtttggagaaaaactctttgttgaggtctaaaaaatcacagcacCCAAGCTCAAAGAAATAACACAAAGGGCcatagaaaatgaaattaaaaagaggTGGTAAGCCGAaaaggcttgaagcccaaaagCCATAAAGAGACAAGCCTTAAAGcctatgagaaaagaagaaagaaaaagaaaaaaggcccAGATCAAAAGATTGGAGAAAGACCAGCGTAAAGAGCTGAGTCAGGATCCCCAGAGGCTGCCaaaggctcgggatccccgagGCGTGTAGCACAACTAAGACAGGATTAAGATAGCTCAAAGAAAACGCCAAAAAACACAAGAAACGAAGGGCAGATATGTCCTTCTTAGGTACCAAAGATCCAgcaagaaaaaggagaaagccTAGAGTAACCACTCACAATGCAAAGGAACggtacctcggggaaccagaataAGGAGCTATAAAAAAGGAAGTAGCAGCGAAAAACTTTCGAACCAACAGAGTTGGATTCCgctcacttgggaaaaatgacaaagagGAAGGACGGCCAAAAGCTGAACCATAAGGAACGTGACATTAGAAACAAGTACATTCCGGAATGAAAAGTCAGCCATGGGCTTTCGAAGAAACAGCACCAAAAGGAGGAAAATATGAGAAGCAGGGAAAGACTCAACCTTCTGAGCGATGGGCACAAAACGGGCTCTGGTACCCAGGGAGCAAAATAGGGGAATCAATAGTTCCCTAGAACTCTAGAATAACACTATAAAAATTAGGGAAAGCAGCCggtaaaagggagaaatttTTGTGAGAAAGCAATAGAAAATCACAACCGAATCGTTGAGAAAGCTCTGTCgaaaaaactcaaagaaagtagtAAAAAATCTCCCGGTATCCCAAAAATAGctactatagcacatacttggattcaaaaggattcaaactttgcaagttttagAGGTTTGGAtagccatctaagtctgtaatttttgagcttatttgaaccttgtatcacgtcttagtgagcacattgtaaccataataaagaaaaactaatgaagtatttcttattaatttgaggATCCCTAACAATTGTTTTGTGTATTTCCTAATTACTTTGCATTCCTTTTGCTGTTTTCATTattgttcaatacaaatattctcgtttgctagtttatgtgtattgtagGAAACATGCCATATGCACCACTTGGTTCTTAAACAATCCCTTAGCTGTGGTGAACcaaagcccagtccaccaaactaGAATTATTTGGCCCAAGATCCTTGagtctgtgtgctaaagaaaaaggcactctcatacccttcaaattcctcttctatattttgggaattttgaaaatctaaccgttggattgcatattcttattatatttttcatacttgcaaaatttcaagaagatcaaatattgatagctatgttatcaatgacatgtttaaatttcaaatttttgtggttaaaaattatgcataaaaatgcATTTATTGATCacatagtaaataacattcgacttgaatgaaatttgacatgcatgttaagaacataaaaaacatggaATCCAATGgttcaattttaaaattcacatttgATAAAATAGAAAGAGTTTGAAGGATTTTTCTCCAAACTtatttggagagaaaccttgTTTCCTTGTAGGGAAAAAGGTTCAtcttcaaactagtttggagaagAAGTCTTCAAATTCCTCCTATATATTTTgattggatgtaaattttgaaaatttaaccgttgaattgcatgttcttatcatattcttcatacttgcaaaatttcaagaagatcaaagattgatagctatgttatcaatgatatgtttaaatttcaaatttttgtggttaaaaattatgcataaaaaaacatttattgatcgaatagtaaataacatttgatttgaacaaaattttacatacatgttaagaacataaaaaacatgcaatccaacggttcaatttttaaaattcacatttgataaaaaatatatatataggaagagTTTAAAGGATTTTTCTCCAAACCTGTTTGGAGAAAAACCTTATTCCCTTACAGGGGAGTCTGTGTGCCCTTATAATGGGAAGTCtatttttgatatatttgtGCTCATGGGAGTCTGGTGCCCACAATCTATAGCGAGAATGTTCGGTCTCTATGTGTTGAATATGTTCTACAATGAAAGtatgtttaattttgttatgtAAACAAATATTGTGCATTCTAATATGTTTTCTCGGTAAATATATATTCGGATTGACCATTGGTTAAGCATGTTAAACTCCCTTCAATAAATTGGTATCTTTGATATGTTGATAAGCTTTAGAACGATTTTGTTAATATTCAGTTTTACAACTCTCTGAAGAGTTAGCTTGATCctattttgaattatattataGACATGTGCTTACTGAGTTGTCAAGCTCACccatttcttattctttttcacGGTGAAGTTTaaacttctttctcaaaaaaaaaagtttaaactttGAAGGAATGGTTGACATGATTGGATACTTGGGGAATCACAAAGACATTACATAGATTTGAACCTGTGAGAATGTTTCACCATATTTTTAAGATTCTGTTGTCATTTGAGAAATAAAGTTGTAATGTGATTCCTGGATTGATTGGATATTGATTATGCATGAATGTGTGAGAAGTATCACATTAGGTATATATTGaattgatttgggttttattaaGAACTATAATGAGTCTTAATTATGACTAGACTAATCATTTTAAGGTATAATGCAAAGCATTTTCCTTGAATTGTCCCATGTAATACTAGGGGtatttttgagagttttagtaaaaaattcattaaatctaatttcattctatCTGATTCTCCCAATTTTAGGAGAATGAAAATTGAGATTTTGAAGGAATATAGATATCAATTCCCTTCTACCATTTCATTTTCTCTCactaaaacttccaaacaatGGAATGATCTTTCAATTCCCTCCACTAAAACTTTCAGACAAAGGAATGCaagaaatatttcaaaataattaatttcatttcattcatttctctcctcccaaatgaagtgttaaaatgtttttttttttaccaccgCGCACCCTTGGCATGAAtatcactccacaaatataaatgcttaTGGGGTATAGAGGGTAAGAGTCagagttcaagtctctaaaagAAACTTcgcacacatatacacttagattatgctagAGTAGAACTCTATCCCATTCCTCTAACCATGTTATAATTTTGTCTTGTTCTTGAAATCctttcaaattgattaatttttattctttcaaaataatcaaacttctttttttggaaaaaaaaaggaagggggggggggggtgtgggttGGTAGAGAGTTATGGAATGTAGAGAGAGATTAAAAATCCTAGTTCAAAAATTTTAACTCAAATCATAATCCATGGAATATGCAAAGAATGTCACTTTGCACTTTGAGATATCTTttagtaattaaaattttaagacatgtaatatgattttatttatcaaaGACTTGGTCTCAATTTTATGACATccatatattttatgttttctagcATTCTTACTCTTGAAACGTGACTAGTTTGTTAGAACTAATTTTAATTAACAATTTAGGCATGCTTAAccatatattttatgttttctagtGTTCTTACTTGTCAAATATGCCTAGTTTgttagaattaatttaaattaaccATTTAGGCAAGCTTATTTATTcagtttaaatatttattttatgaattttcaaatttatttttatattttttatttttatttgacctGACTTCTAGAGCGGGTTAACATTTGATCTGGGCTTAATAACTATAGTTAAATGTATAGAGGATATATTTGCTTTGGACCCCAACACCCTCTTTGAGACTGTATTGTATCTCCTCTTCTACTCTTCCTTTTTGAAATTGATCTAGTTGATTTTTGCTTCCTAGTTTTCttatttggtatttattctgcAAAAATTTGTTAAAGACGTCTACAATGATGGATTTTAAGTTTCTCCATATGAATATGATCTCGAGCAAATTGTGATATTTTGAGAGGCggaaaaacaaaaggcaagTCAGGTCAACACAACACTCCGCAATAAGAGGGCATGTATACATATCCATCAATTCTCGTCTATTACTAATTCAGCAACAGAATCCATTAAAATAGAAACCCCAAAACCAGCAGTTCTAGTTGTAATAACAGTTCTTAAACTTGATAATTAGAGGGTACAATATGTTTCTCCTGCCCATTTCTTCTCCTGTTGTTTTTCTTACAGCTGTATTCTTGTCCAATATCTTCTTGGGATCAATCCAGAGTCATTGGTTGGGCCATACAACACCTAAAACGCGCCTTGCGAACCGTTGTCAAGATCTCAACCTCTGCATTCTCAAGCATTCTGACAACTTCAGTGAAGGGGGGTCTGACATCGGGGTTGGCATCCCAGCACCTGGTCATGATCTCACTGAGAGTGGGTAAGCAATCATTGGGAATGATTGGACGGACACCTTTGTTGACAACTGCAAAAGCTGCCTGCACTGCCGTCATGTTTGGAAACGGAAGCAATCCTGTAATGAGCTCCCAAAGAACAATTCCGAAACTATAGACATCTACTTTCTGTGTGTAAGGCCTATGCTGGATCATCTCCCTGCAGACCCAAAAATCACAGGCAAGTAGACAACATTGTAAATTAGAATATGAAGAAATAGACAAAACACACAATaaatcattatatattttagattCAAGAATCAAAATGACAAAGCATAGTTAATGCATAGCAAAACAAGATTGTGGTAACTATTCACAAGGTGTTGATAGCTCAATTATTAGATTGCTCAACTACATCTCAATCCCAACTAATAAGGTTCAGCCCCATGAGTCCTTTCTAATgcgttttatttttaatctctctAGTAATCTTCACTCCGACAACTTGAATCAAAACACTTATTCTCACTTATGCATTCAATGATCTTCACTCAAGATGCCATAATTACGAGATTATAGCagttaaaacataaaacaaaatattgatgtaaaagagtaattttgttttcttagtatcaAGCAATTGATGAATCTAATTAAAGCAATTCCATCAATAACAAATTTCAGTTAGAAAGTACAATAGATGAGAGAAAGATCAAATATGTTCAGAACATGTTGATAATTACTAGATAACAAGAGGGGGGAAATTTGCTGCGATCAATAAAATGTCATCATCAACttgtattaaataaataattaactaATGAGCCAATGCGCTCTAGCCTAATTGGCACCTCCTCCCCTTATAAGTTCTTTTTttgtggtggggggggggggggggggggggggggggggttaggTTGTGGGTTCAATACCCATTGgctgcatgtgtaacttactaATAACAAGAATAATCTAATTAAGGCTCTCTACCCAATAAGAAATTGTCGACTGACAAGACCACAAGAAAATATTACACTAATAGATGTTCACAAGACATATAAATCTCCACTGAAAGCAAAAATGCatacttaataataatatctaattAATTGCTTCTCTACTATATGTGATTAGTTGATCTTTAAAACCGAAAAATGTCTTACCCAATGCACAAAGCTCCCACTTTTTGAGGGGTTTGGGAGAGGTCATGGTAGGCAACCTTACACCCAATTTGATCTTTAAAACCTCAACACCCAccccccaaccaaaaaaaaaaagacaaataagctcatccaaaaTATAGAGGAAAACCAACCAATTCAAAAACTATGGGTTGATCATTGTTGGGATCCTTAACAGCTACTAAAGCCTACCACATAGACCCCACAACAAAGCTGTCTTccatatattaaattttaagtaagCAAAGGATGAGCAACATTTAAGTTACTAAGCATAAATGTCAGCGACCACCTTCCAAAAGCTGTGGTTCAAAAAACTTTGTAGCCCTAAACTGCATAAAATGTTCCATGTCTACCTTCCAACACATCCTTGGACAATTAAACTTCATTCCTTAGCGTGTATATTGATGGGCTAATACAGTTGCCATACTTTttcatacataaatatatgacCATTGACACAAATATCATTAAGATTCAATGCAATATTGTTAAAACTAAACAATACCCACCACCTTGCTTGTCTGTTGTcatagccaccaccaccattctCTCCCATGACGTACCACCACAGCAGCTCATTGCCACCTTCACCACACCATTAGACTTCACTTCCACTGCTAACAGTGCGTAATCTACTCTAAGGTAACAAATAGCAAAGGGTGTACTATACACTGCAATCTTTCCATTGGAAAATGGATCTCAACCCTAAGACCTCAATCTCCACCCCATTCTTATGGGAGGAAGATGTGCCATTTGAGCTATCTATTGGGAAATAAACCCAACTTAAGATAGCAATTCCATGGtgttacaaaaaaataaatgcatcaGTAAACTTTCCCACTAAGTCCAATTGTACATCAGATTAGTGCACTAACCTAATTGTCAGAGCCTTGCCATAGTATTCTCATATCTTTCAAATGTCCTCCTCTAAATGTGCTCATTTTGAACTCGTATAAAGCACAAGGCAGGTGTAAAGCCTATTTTTCACAGCTCAAACAAAGCTAGGAGAGAAGGGATTATATTAGGTAGACCAGCTTATAATTGACATTTTAACTTATGCTACCCATGTGAGGCCAGACCTATTATGACTTTGATGAAGATGAGCATAGCTCTTGCGTAATTCACCCTCCTGCTAAAGAGTTCAAACAAATATAACTGTTTCACATTTTCCAGCTAACAAATAATGCAGCCACAGCCAGTGCAGAAATGAAAGCTGTGGATGCCTTGTGCTGAACTCTATCATATACGTGACTACtgacagatttttttttattttttttgctgataAGTTAATGAAAACTGACAGAATTGGCTTAGGATTATGCAAATAAGTTTACCATACATACCTAAATGGgtaataatttatcaaaaatttcaaagtggTACATGACCACCACCTAAGCCCAAGATTGCAAATAAAGTATTCCCATAAAGAGCTGAGATATGCTTCTACAGAGTACAAACTGAGAGCAGTCATTTAGCAAAGAGTAGTAAAACAGACAAGCAAAATAAATGTTAGTCCTTGCATCAGTTATATAGTATGAATGAATGCAAACTGTGCCACCTCAGAATACAACTAAACTAATATCAAACCAAGACCCAAGTACTAATACTGACCAATTGACCAAAGAACACCCAGGTTCTAAGCACTTGTCAGGAACAAAATCATATCAATCACATTCAAAAGCAGATTGTCTACTTCCAAGAAAGCTCAATGGTTAAAAGACTAGTGCATAAATTGGTAGGTACAACCAACATCAATTGGACAAGGCAATCCCAAACATTTGAgatgtggggggggggggagtatCAACAGTGTCTTGATTGAGAGGAATTTATGAcagtgattatatatatatatatatatatatatatatatatatatctaacctacaataaatataataacaatttataATACGGGGGAAACTATCCAATTTAAAACAGCTTCAAAAAAAATGCCTTATGCACGCTTTAGTATAATAGACTTCACTTGACTCTGACATTGAGGTCTCATTCGAAAGAATATTTCAAATACCCAACATAAGAAATTAAACATACAAAATAGAGATATatgagtgtgtgtgtgcacCCTGAAAAACTAACCGATCTATTGCAGAAATCAGTTGGATCATTTGATCTATCactaagaaagagaaaatctGTTTGGATGCTCAagtgtggattttatttttaattgtttatcacacaaaatgtaaaaattcgatttaagattttttattttagtttagtttagtttttacATCACTTGGCCAatgtatttaataattaatagtaCTGTGTAAATGATACTGCTTTAAGTCACTTAATACAACTGATCGACCAACCTGAAATCACCAATTATACCACCTCACAATGTCAATTAACCCAGGCAATTTATCAGTAAAGCAAgtcaaataaattaatgcattcattaatgaaaatttgttaatatttttttcccaatttgaTGAATTGTCCCTAATTAAGTGTTTATTGCTCAATGTAAGTCAGTTTTCAGTTTGTATCCTTGATGACTTTCTTAGTGtatgttgttttctttcagAAAACATATATCAATTAATCAAGGACCTTCCACAGCCTAAAATCATAGTATCTACCACATAGTAATCAATATATAATATCAGAAAATTGATTGTTTCCCCTAGTATACTTCTGGTATACTTGGGTGACTTGTTTTCctgatttatataattttattacttatccaaaatatatatatagagaaggATTTGAGAATTATAAATCCAGATTATCCTTTAAATTCTGAGTTCATTTTCTGATATTACATATACTGCCcaccctctccctctctcactctcacccaaccatccccaacacaccccccacacccccccccccccccaccccccttcTGCCCCCCAAAAGAAACATAGACATGATTTGGCACTGTAAGAATGAGGCACATGCATATTCAATTTGTTCTTTGTAATTAGGTAATTTCTGAAATTTATGTTTAGGGTTAAAATCTGATTAACCCTAATCCACATGCACTATTTATAGTTTTAAGGATAAATTAAACAATATGACCAAATTACCCTCTCTACCATACAATATTTGTGATACCCCAAATTGTGCAAATTCGATTGGATTGGATTGTTTGAGTGTGTGTTGTGTGGCTAGGTGGATCTTGGGTTTATAAGTGATTACAAGGAGCCCCAATTGTAACTTGACTAGTCCTTTTGGAGTGTAAGCGTTGATGTGACTAGAGCTTTTCTCTAGTCGTTACAATATTACtcaaaatattcttaaaaagcAGAATCAGCAGATAGCTAAAGGAATCAATATAAATATcacttttgaaaaagttgaaactTTCACTGTATTTAACAACTTCAACCAATAAAAGGAAAGGTTAGATTTACCAGAACAATGTcataaagttttattatttattttttatgacatGGAACCTCACCAAGGCAGAACCCTTTGGACCCACCCCCGGGGAGTAAATCATGGATCCATGACCTAGAACAATATCATAAAGTATTAACATCGACACTTTTCCTACTGCAATAAAATGAGTTTCAAACATTCATGATTTCTTTAGATgtaatatgaacaaaataaattgaacTTTTCCTTGAACATTATATCCTCatgtataaaatttacaactgtAACCTCAGCCGAAAGATGGtgattttttattagataatcATAGATTTGTTTCCAAAGATTATTTAAagcaatttatataaatataaatatatatatatatatattttatataagtaaaaaaagtaaagtAATAAATATCATAATGGTGCATGATTTCCTACATAAGCAACTTGGAAATCATGTTAGCATTTGCAAACCAAAACCCATTCTCTTTTATAGACAATATAGAACTTCTATTGGAACAGTTTTAAACCACATCTAATTCAGCAAACATGGTTACTAGACCTTAGGTTACTAGTAATTGCATACCTGAACCAAAAGCCTTAAATTTTGAcaagaagtaaagaaaataCTAAAGCATGCTTACGTGCTCTAACacaaaaactaacaaatattaattaaaaaaaattcgaaGTCACTAGCTATGAACAATGCtgtaaccctttttttttttttgagaatcagacACCCATCCAACAATGCTGTAACCCTAATATTTGTAACCAAGGAACAATGCAATTAAGTTCTCAGAATGATTCTCACAAGACAGTTAGATCTGACCTAATGGTGATCAAATGAATCTTCTAAAATACTTGCATGATCTTAAAGTTAAAACAAGCACAACTAAACCTACCCTTGGCGCACACACACTCACACGCATATAGCCATGTTATTATACAAGTTGAGCTACCAGAAATTTTTCAGGCCTAAATCAAAACATCAGACCAATATCATCTGACTGCAAGCTTATATATGGCATTGATTTTCATGAGCATTTTTGAATATCTTACATTATTGTGGTAGAAAATGTGTGAACAAGCTTAGAATTGGAAACTAGAGGTCAAAGACTCAGAAAAATAAGATGCATTTCTATCTacaaaaaagatttaaaaactttGATATCTAAAAGCAATTCATATAAAGGATAAAGAGGAAAAATCAGAAGAAGGTAGCAATTAGTAATTCTGAAACATTGGTAAGTGATGGATGCTACTaactatattaaatttaaaaatattatatgtaatGCAAGCATGGGAAAAAATACCCAGATAGAgaacagaaagagagagaaggaaaaagcaTGAAAATTTTGACAGCTAAAGATCAGAAGTCTTACGGAGCCATCCAGCGATATGTCCCTGTCTCTGGTGTCATTCCCTCAGTCTTCACTTCAATGCGGGCAACTCCAAAATCTGCTACCTTTATGGACTTGTCCGCATTAATCAAAAGATTGTCGGATTTCAAGTCTCTGTGAATCAATCCAAACTCATGCACATATGCCATACCCCTTGCAACATCCAAGGCCTGTTTGACTGCCAGTTTCAATGGAACAGCCCGATTCTGCCGCTTCATCAAAAACTGCCGAACAGAACCCCCCTTTGCATACTCTGTTACAATGCACCATACCATTGGTTTCCGACAGGCACCAATGAACCGAACTATATTGGGATGCTTCAATCTGGCCAACATCATAACTTCCTGCTGAAACTGTTGCTCCATTAACTGAGCCTTTTCCAGATCATTTTCTGGCCTTTCCAAGATCTTGATAGCAACATCCTCCCCATTATAAGTACCTCTGTAAAGTTTCCCAAAAGCCCCTTGAGCAAAAGCTGCCCCCATATTAAGCTTCCTCAAATCAATTGTCCACTCATCAAAGTTCTCAGGCCCCAAAGTGGGGGAATTGCTATCCATTAAAGCTTGGGCCAGTGCATCATCACTCAGAGCATGTGTGACTCTTCCTCGACGATTGACACTCAGTGCAACAGAGTGGTTGTCAGTAGCACGCCTCCGCAACCCTTGGTGGTTCAAAATGCGAGTGTGGGAGTCATTTGAACCAACGCTGCTGTTATCCATAGACATTGCAACAGAACCTCCACCATTGCTT encodes:
- the LOC126706957 gene encoding serine/threonine-protein kinase STY13-like codes for the protein MLEASPKFTGIIGLNNQDNNYYDLSQGFYHKLGEGTNMSIDSFGSLQTSNGGGSVAMSMDNSSVGSNDSHTRILNHQGLRRRATDNHSVALSVNRRGRVTHALSDDALAQALMDSNSPTLGPENFDEWTIDLRKLNMGAAFAQGAFGKLYRGTYNGEDVAIKILERPENDLEKAQLMEQQFQQEVMMLARLKHPNIVRFIGACRKPMVWCIVTEYAKGGSVRQFLMKRQNRAVPLKLAVKQALDVARGMAYVHEFGLIHRDLKSDNLLINADKSIKVADFGVARIEVKTEGMTPETGTYRWMAPEMIQHRPYTQKVDVYSFGIVLWELITGLLPFPNMTAVQAAFAVVNKGVRPIIPNDCLPTLSEIMTRCWDANPDVRPPFTEVVRMLENAEVEILTTVRKARFRCCMAQPMTLD